A genomic window from Sceloporus undulatus isolate JIND9_A2432 ecotype Alabama chromosome 9, SceUnd_v1.1, whole genome shotgun sequence includes:
- the CA14 gene encoding carbonic anhydrase 14 isoform X2: MFPALIFLQVWSQTVAASDAPHWSYDEGPHGQKHWQNTYPDCGFQSQSPINIQTDSVQYDPNLLPIDPEGYRAPGNLFTILNNGHTVQISLPETMSIHGLPHVYSSVQMHLHWGSKGQVGGSEHQVDGHAFAAELHVVHYNSEKYPNVSVAIHQPDGLAVLGIFLETGKAVNKAYDHILNHLDDIKYAEQEIQIQPFDVRELLPAHLGHYFLYNGSLTTPPCYQSVQWVVFHQPVRISIGQLERLQKSLYVTPEGKIPEVPLVNNFRALQHLNQRVIYSSFDLESSGYSAGEIVAIIFGVLLGCAGLFLAGWIVAKRIR; this comes from the exons CTCCTCACTGGTCCTATGATGAAG GTCCACATGGTCAGAAGCACTGGCAGAACACGTATCCGGACTGCGGGTTCCAGTCCCAGTCCCCAATCAATATCCAAACCGATTCAGTCCAATATGACCCCAACCTGCTGCCGATCGACCCAGAGGGATACCGGGCTCCTGGAAATCTATTCACCATACTAAACAACGGGCACACAG TGCAGATCTCTCTGCCTGAAACCATGAGCATCCATGGCCTTCCCCATGTCTACTCCAGCGTCCAAATGCACTTGCACTGGGGCAGCAAAGGACAGGTTGGAGGGTCAGAGCACCAGGTCGACGGCCATGCCTTTGCAGCGGAG cTTCATGTGGTTCATTACAATTCAGAAAAGTATCCCAACGTCAGCGTGGCAATACACCAACCGGATGGATTGGCCGTTTTGGGCATTTTTTTGGAG ACTGGCAAAGCGGTGAACAAAGCCTACGATCACATCTTGAATCACCTGGATGACATCAAGTATGCAG AACAGGAAATACAGATCCAGCCCTTTGACGTGcgggagctccttccggcacatTTGGGCCACTATTTCCTCTACAATGGCTCCCTGACCACCCCACCTTGCTACCAGAGCGTCCAGTGGGTCGTCTTCCACCAGCCGGTCCGCATCTCCATCGGCCAG CTGGAGAGACTGCAGAAATCCCTTTACGTTACGCCAGAAGGGAAGATACCTGAAGTGCCTTTGGTGAACAATTTCCGAGCACTGCAACACCTGAACCAACGGGTCATTTATTCATCTTTCGATTTAG AATCTTCTGGATATTCTGCAG GTGAGATTGTGGCCATCATTTTTGGGGTGCTCTTGGGCTGCGCAGGCCTCTTCCTGGCCGGATGGATTGTGGCGAAGAGAATACGGTGA
- the CA14 gene encoding carbonic anhydrase 14 isoform X1, with translation MFPALIFLQVWSQTVAASDAPHWSYDEGPHGQKHWQNTYPDCGFQSQSPINIQTDSVQYDPNLLPIDPEGYRAPGNLFTILNNGHTVQISLPETMSIHGLPHVYSSVQMHLHWGSKGQVGGSEHQVDGHAFAAELHVVHYNSEKYPNVSVAIHQPDGLAVLGIFLETGKAVNKAYDHILNHLDDIKYAEQEIQIQPFDVRELLPAHLGHYFLYNGSLTTPPCYQSVQWVVFHQPVRISIGQLERLQKSLYVTPEGKIPEVPLVNNFRALQHLNQRVIYSSFDLESSGYSAGEIVAIIFGVLLGCAGLFLAGWIVAKRIREQRMEEQKGVVFTSSTRRAISD, from the exons CTCCTCACTGGTCCTATGATGAAG GTCCACATGGTCAGAAGCACTGGCAGAACACGTATCCGGACTGCGGGTTCCAGTCCCAGTCCCCAATCAATATCCAAACCGATTCAGTCCAATATGACCCCAACCTGCTGCCGATCGACCCAGAGGGATACCGGGCTCCTGGAAATCTATTCACCATACTAAACAACGGGCACACAG TGCAGATCTCTCTGCCTGAAACCATGAGCATCCATGGCCTTCCCCATGTCTACTCCAGCGTCCAAATGCACTTGCACTGGGGCAGCAAAGGACAGGTTGGAGGGTCAGAGCACCAGGTCGACGGCCATGCCTTTGCAGCGGAG cTTCATGTGGTTCATTACAATTCAGAAAAGTATCCCAACGTCAGCGTGGCAATACACCAACCGGATGGATTGGCCGTTTTGGGCATTTTTTTGGAG ACTGGCAAAGCGGTGAACAAAGCCTACGATCACATCTTGAATCACCTGGATGACATCAAGTATGCAG AACAGGAAATACAGATCCAGCCCTTTGACGTGcgggagctccttccggcacatTTGGGCCACTATTTCCTCTACAATGGCTCCCTGACCACCCCACCTTGCTACCAGAGCGTCCAGTGGGTCGTCTTCCACCAGCCGGTCCGCATCTCCATCGGCCAG CTGGAGAGACTGCAGAAATCCCTTTACGTTACGCCAGAAGGGAAGATACCTGAAGTGCCTTTGGTGAACAATTTCCGAGCACTGCAACACCTGAACCAACGGGTCATTTATTCATCTTTCGATTTAG AATCTTCTGGATATTCTGCAG GTGAGATTGTGGCCATCATTTTTGGGGTGCTCTTGGGCTGCGCAGGCCTCTTCCTGGCCGGATGGATTGTGGCGAAGAGAATACG GGAACAAAGAATGGAGGAACAGAAGGGTGTCGTCTTTACCTCTTCCACACGGCGAGCCATTTCGGATTAA
- the APH1A gene encoding gamma-secretase subunit APH-1A isoform X2, whose translation MGALVFFGCTFIAFGPALALCLLTVAGDPLRVIILVAGAFFWLVSLLLASLIWFISVHLSNREDGDLQHALLMFGAAVSVLLQEAFRFAYFKLLKKADEGLVTISEGGQSPISVKQMAYVSGLSFGIISGVFSVINILADSIGPGTVGIHGDSPHYFITSAFLTMAIVLLHTFWGTIFFDACEKKCYWKLSLVVASHLMTSGLTFLNPCYEASLIPIFMITLSTGVWAFFTAGGSLHSILACFSXXXIRKEENHVMLYSELQLPAEN comes from the exons ATGGGGGCTTTGGTGTTCTTCGGCTGCACCTTCATCGCCTTCGGGCCGGCCTTGGCTCTCTGCCTGCTGACTGTGGCCGGGGACCCCCTCCGCGTCATCATCCTGGTCGCAGG GGCCTTTTTCTGGCTGGTCTCTCTCCTTTTGGCCTCTTTGATTTGGTTTATTTCGGTGCATCTCAGCAACCGAGAGGATGGGGATCTGCAGCACGCTCTCCTGATGTTTGGGGCGGCTGTCTCCGTTTTGCTGCAGGAGGCTTTCCGCTTTGCTTACTTCAAACTCCTCAA GAAAGCTGACGAAGGATTGGTGACCATAAGCGAGGGTGGACAGTCTCCCATCTCGGTCAAGCAGATGGCGTACG TGTCGGGTCTTTCCTTCGGCATCATCAGCGGCGTCTTCTCCGTCATCAACATCCTTGCGGATTCCATTGGGCCGGGAACTGTGGGCATCCATGGGGATTCGCCTCATTACTTCATCACATCAG CCTTCCTGACCATGGCGATCGTTTTGCTGCACACATTTTGGGGGACAATCTTCTTTGACGCCTGTGAGAAGAAGTGCTATTGGAAGTTGTCGCTGGTGGTGGCCAGTCATCTGATGACGTCTGGGTTG ACTTTCCTCAATCCTTGTTATGAAGCAAGCCTCATACCCATCTTTATGATTACGCTCTCCACTGGAGTCTGGGCCTTTTTCACGGCCGGAGGTTCCCTGCACAGTATCCTGGCCTGCTTCTCNNNNNNNNNNAT ACGGAAAGAAGAGAACCATGTGATGTTATATTCTGAACTACAGCTTCCTGCGGAGAACTGA